A genomic stretch from uncultured Pseudodesulfovibrio sp. includes:
- the fetB gene encoding iron export ABC transporter permease subunit FetB produces MTQSIIEISPFQLSLCLGFVLLAGMTSFKYKLGLGRDLFIGTIRTFAQLFLMGYVLKFVFGANISWLVLLMFTGMVTAAVHIIRGRVSEKTIPFVVPTFLSMIITYSLVTILVTGVIVGAKPWWTPQYFIPLAGMIVGNSMTAISICLDRLFSDLKAHRHEVEMKLALGADYREASQDILRNAIKAGMIPSINSLMAVGLVSLPGMMTGQILSGTDPLIAIRYQIVVMLMLVASTSLGTLIVSGLVRRRCFSAAQRLLIR; encoded by the coding sequence ATGACTCAGTCCATCATCGAAATAAGTCCATTTCAACTGTCTCTCTGTCTCGGATTCGTGCTTTTGGCAGGCATGACGTCCTTCAAGTACAAGCTCGGACTGGGACGAGATCTGTTCATCGGCACCATCCGCACATTCGCCCAGCTCTTTCTCATGGGCTACGTACTCAAATTCGTTTTCGGTGCAAATATCAGTTGGCTGGTACTACTCATGTTCACCGGCATGGTCACAGCCGCGGTGCACATCATCCGAGGCCGGGTATCTGAAAAAACCATCCCCTTTGTCGTGCCCACTTTCCTCTCCATGATCATCACTTACTCACTCGTCACCATACTTGTTACCGGCGTGATTGTCGGTGCCAAACCGTGGTGGACACCGCAATATTTCATACCACTGGCGGGCATGATCGTCGGAAACTCCATGACAGCGATTTCAATTTGCCTGGACCGGCTTTTTTCGGATCTCAAAGCGCATCGGCACGAGGTAGAGATGAAGCTCGCCCTTGGCGCGGATTATCGTGAGGCCTCACAGGATATCCTTCGCAACGCGATCAAGGCCGGAATGATTCCATCCATCAACTCGCTCATGGCCGTCGGGCTGGTATCCCTGCCGGGAATGATGACCGGACAGATTCTTTCAGGGACTGACCCGCTGATAGCGATACGTTATCAGATCGTGGTCATGTTGATGTTGGTTGCGTCAACGTCGCTGGGGACACTTATCGTTTCAGGGCTTGTCCGTCGCCGGTGCTTTTCTGCTGCGCAGAGGCTTCTCATTCGATAA
- a CDS encoding XRE family transcriptional regulator yields the protein MDNIGKRIQSYREKQNLTIEDLANRTTLSEEFIRAVEDEDMYPSLQPLVKLARALGVRLGTFLDDHVSSDPLTTRFGERKEELVMHPDGKEPGLKFHSLGKGKTDRHMEPFFIELMPESAKDEHLSSHEGEEFIIVQSGRVRIKYGQEETILEKGDSTYFNSVVPHNVACAGDEMAEIYAVLYFPE from the coding sequence ATGGACAATATCGGCAAAAGGATTCAGTCCTACCGAGAAAAACAGAATTTGACCATTGAGGATTTGGCCAACCGCACAACTTTGAGCGAAGAATTCATTCGCGCCGTTGAAGATGAGGACATGTATCCTTCGTTGCAGCCGCTGGTGAAACTGGCCCGCGCCCTGGGCGTCCGGCTTGGCACCTTTTTGGACGACCATGTGTCCAGCGACCCGCTGACCACGCGCTTTGGCGAGCGCAAAGAAGAATTGGTCATGCATCCCGACGGAAAGGAACCGGGGTTGAAGTTTCATTCCCTCGGCAAAGGCAAGACCGACCGTCATATGGAACCCTTTTTTATTGAGTTGATGCCTGAATCCGCCAAGGACGAACATCTTTCCTCTCACGAGGGCGAAGAATTCATCATTGTCCAGTCCGGCAGGGTCCGCATCAAGTACGGCCAGGAAGAGACAATCCTTGAAAAAGGAGACTCGACCTATTTTAACTCCGTGGTCCCGCACAATGTTGCGTGTGCCGGTGACGAGATGGCCGAAATCTATGCTGTTCTCTACTTCCCCGAATAG
- a CDS encoding metallophosphoesterase — protein MYWIAFGDIHESTGLLEVIPGMSEAEGIIITGDITNRGSREAVRRVIDAVAAINPRILAQPGNMDTDTVQAYLKEQDMDIHLRIRELSPGLSLMGVGMSTPTPFGTPSEVPEETITAWLNETHKLAGDDNQLIAVIHEPPYDTKVDLLGNGQHVGSPGVREFIERVQPVLVLTGHIHESKAVDMIGNTPIINPGMLAGGGYVRINFDGTTVTAELLGIS, from the coding sequence ATGTATTGGATAGCATTTGGCGATATACACGAATCCACCGGCCTGCTGGAGGTTATTCCCGGCATGTCCGAGGCGGAAGGAATCATCATCACCGGCGACATCACCAACAGGGGCAGCCGAGAGGCGGTACGTCGCGTGATTGACGCCGTGGCCGCGATCAACCCCCGCATCCTGGCCCAACCGGGCAACATGGATACTGATACTGTGCAGGCGTACCTGAAAGAACAGGACATGGACATCCACCTGCGCATCCGGGAACTGTCTCCCGGCCTCAGCCTCATGGGTGTCGGTATGTCCACGCCGACGCCGTTCGGCACGCCCAGTGAAGTGCCGGAAGAAACCATCACGGCGTGGCTGAACGAAACCCATAAACTTGCAGGCGACGACAACCAGCTTATCGCAGTCATTCACGAGCCACCTTACGACACCAAGGTGGACCTGCTCGGTAACGGGCAGCACGTCGGCAGTCCCGGCGTTCGTGAGTTCATTGAGCGCGTCCAGCCCGTCCTGGTCCTCACAGGCCACATCCATGAATCCAAAGCCGTAGACATGATCGGAAACACACCTATCATCAATCCCGGCATGCTGGCTGGAGGCGGTTATGTCCGCATCAATTTTGACGGAACAACCGTCACCGCAGAACTCCTGGGCATCTCATGA
- a CDS encoding XRE family transcriptional regulator, translating into MEQYKEIAPRLVGLREGIGWTVAEMADLLGLPEDKVAAYESGTIEIPVGYMLDVSRLCRVDLTTLISGREPHLKSYSVVRKDEGYAVDRRKDYDYKSLGYKFAGREMEPFLITVPPKSGEEMVETAHRGQEFMYVLEGRLEVRLGGESIIVEPGDSLYFSSETPHALRGMDGKEVKFLDVIL; encoded by the coding sequence ATGGAACAGTACAAGGAAATTGCGCCCCGTTTGGTGGGGTTGCGTGAAGGAATCGGCTGGACTGTTGCAGAGATGGCAGACCTTTTGGGGCTGCCTGAAGACAAGGTTGCCGCCTACGAATCCGGGACGATCGAGATCCCGGTTGGGTACATGCTGGATGTTTCCCGGCTGTGCCGAGTTGATTTGACCACGCTTATTTCCGGTCGTGAACCGCACCTGAAATCATATTCTGTCGTCCGTAAAGACGAAGGATATGCCGTGGATCGCCGCAAGGATTACGACTACAAGTCCTTGGGTTACAAGTTTGCCGGGCGCGAAATGGAACCATTTTTGATTACTGTGCCGCCCAAGTCCGGGGAAGAAATGGTTGAGACTGCACATCGCGGTCAGGAATTCATGTATGTCCTTGAGGGCCGTCTTGAGGTCCGTCTAGGTGGCGAATCAATTATTGTCGAGCCAGGTGACTCTCTATATTTCAGTTCGGAAACGCCCCATGCTTTGCGTGGTATGGATGGCAAAGAAGTAAAATTCCTTGATGTGATTCTGTAG
- a CDS encoding 23S rRNA (pseudouridine(1915)-N(3))-methyltransferase RlmH, whose protein sequence is MSKIGFIWVGKLKEPFSTDGCAHYWKKLSRFFQLEESVIKDAPGKLPVQDKNKKEGEGILSKVKKGDILIILDEYGDRLTSRELARRVQKWTDAPNQRPVFVIGGPFGLSDDVKKAARHSIRLSDMTLPHELARLLLLEQLYRVGTIHKNMPYHHD, encoded by the coding sequence ATGAGCAAGATCGGATTCATCTGGGTCGGAAAACTCAAGGAACCGTTTTCAACGGATGGGTGCGCCCATTACTGGAAAAAACTATCCCGTTTTTTCCAGCTCGAAGAGTCCGTCATCAAGGACGCCCCCGGAAAACTGCCGGTTCAGGACAAGAATAAAAAGGAAGGCGAAGGCATTCTTTCCAAGGTCAAGAAAGGCGATATTCTCATCATACTTGATGAATACGGCGACCGTTTGACCTCACGAGAACTTGCCAGACGGGTACAGAAATGGACAGACGCTCCCAACCAGAGACCTGTATTTGTCATCGGCGGTCCCTTCGGCCTATCCGATGACGTCAAGAAAGCGGCCCGCCATTCCATTCGCCTCAGCGACATGACATTGCCCCATGAACTGGCACGCCTGCTCCTGCTTGAGCAGTTGTACCGTGTCGGAACCATCCATAAAAACATGCCTTACCATCACGATTAA
- a CDS encoding AMP-binding protein: MFTKEEYADYADLCARYKPECPENFNFSYDILDAMEPGKTALIHVDDASTRREYDFKFFQETSSRLANALVKQGVKKGDRVMLVLYRRLEYWTVMLALHRIGALPIPSPSLLTKKDISQRVNYANISAIICEDSICERVDEAKGDCPGLKLFVQIDGETNDGWHDYEELMATGDVSFPRTDDSPGGDDPMVIFFSSGTTGLPKMVLHNFSYPASHFTTAAMWHDLEEGDIHLTLSETGWAKSVWGKFYGQWMAGAVVFVWDFRGKFEPAHLLQIMADNKITTFCAPPTVYRFLVREDLSKYSLSLRHCTTAGELLNESVFHAWEKAFNMPLYEGYGQTETTLQVATFKCMKPKPGSIGKPVPGWDIALMDEEGKEVPQGEEGEICIRIDKPVLGLFDSYMDEPEKTASVKFDGWYHTGDKAWADEDGYLWFMGRTDDLIKSSGYRIGPFEVESALVAHDAVIEAAVTGLPDDVRGQLVKATVVLAPGNEPSEELTKALQTFVRELTAPYKYPRVIEYVDELPKTISGKIKRKEIREADLAKYNS; the protein is encoded by the coding sequence ATGTTTACTAAGGAAGAATACGCCGATTACGCAGATTTGTGCGCCAGATACAAACCGGAATGCCCTGAAAATTTCAACTTTTCTTATGACATTCTGGATGCAATGGAGCCGGGGAAAACCGCGCTTATTCATGTCGACGACGCAAGTACTCGTCGCGAATACGATTTTAAATTTTTTCAGGAAACCTCAAGCAGACTCGCCAATGCGCTCGTGAAACAGGGTGTCAAAAAGGGTGATAGGGTTATGCTCGTCCTGTATCGCCGTTTGGAATACTGGACAGTCATGCTCGCCTTGCACCGTATCGGCGCATTGCCAATCCCGTCTCCGTCCCTGCTGACCAAGAAGGATATTTCCCAGCGTGTGAACTACGCGAATATTTCCGCCATCATCTGTGAGGATTCCATCTGCGAAAGGGTGGATGAGGCCAAGGGCGATTGTCCCGGACTCAAACTGTTCGTGCAGATCGACGGTGAAACCAATGACGGCTGGCATGACTATGAAGAACTCATGGCAACCGGGGATGTGAGCTTTCCGCGCACGGATGACTCTCCGGGCGGCGATGATCCCATGGTTATCTTTTTTTCCTCTGGTACCACCGGGCTGCCCAAGATGGTGCTGCACAATTTCTCCTATCCGGCCAGTCACTTTACGACCGCTGCTATGTGGCACGATCTCGAAGAGGGTGACATACATCTGACCCTGTCCGAGACCGGCTGGGCCAAGTCTGTCTGGGGCAAGTTCTACGGTCAGTGGATGGCTGGTGCGGTCGTGTTTGTCTGGGATTTTCGAGGCAAGTTTGAACCCGCTCACCTGTTGCAGATCATGGCGGATAACAAGATCACCACTTTCTGTGCGCCGCCGACCGTATACCGATTCCTGGTGCGCGAGGATCTGTCGAAGTACTCATTGTCCTTACGGCATTGCACCACGGCAGGCGAACTGCTGAACGAGTCGGTGTTCCATGCCTGGGAAAAGGCTTTCAATATGCCGCTTTACGAAGGGTATGGACAGACGGAGACCACACTTCAGGTGGCGACATTCAAGTGCATGAAGCCCAAACCCGGTTCTATCGGCAAGCCCGTGCCGGGCTGGGATATCGCGCTCATGGACGAAGAGGGCAAGGAAGTCCCGCAGGGCGAGGAAGGCGAAATCTGTATCCGTATCGACAAGCCGGTGCTCGGTTTGTTTGATTCTTATATGGACGAGCCGGAAAAGACCGCGTCCGTCAAATTCGACGGCTGGTATCATACCGGCGACAAGGCGTGGGCCGATGAGGACGGATATCTCTGGTTCATGGGCCGCACCGATGACCTTATCAAAAGCTCTGGCTATCGGATCGGACCCTTTGAGGTTGAGTCTGCCCTGGTGGCACACGATGCCGTTATCGAGGCTGCCGTGACCGGCCTGCCTGACGATGTCCGTGGTCAACTGGTCAAGGCAACCGTCGTTCTTGCGCCCGGCAACGAGCCGTCAGAGGAGCTGACCAAAGCGCTTCAGACCTTTGTTCGTGAGTTGACCGCGCCGTACAAGTACCCCCGTGTCATCGAATATGTGGATGAATTGCCCAAGACCATTTCCGGCAAGATCAAACGCAAGGAGATTCGGGAAGCGGACTTGGCGAAGTACAACAGTTAA
- a CDS encoding ATP-binding protein, whose amino-acid sequence MKKIIPALKGLPGSKLRATLDPAKIPYETSDDIPDRNVYPKLQPRAIQALSLALEIKGNEHNLYVSGEPNMGRTYFVKSFLKPTASKAAPPCDWVYLYNFEDNDRPIAVSMPAGKGRKLKVAQHKAMAHIRQEIPARFEKDVFQNKHERIVKKYNTKREELFNKMDASAEKENFSLNLDDEGVLTLSPIVDGEVVSDKDFDKIKPAERKKLKAKGEELLAGVSSILRQINQNEMDLRDSENDLHRETAKAVMHDCFSQVSEKFKSIKGLPEYFEDLVNEVVENVDQFMPRDTSMAGLMPDGLPSGEDFFTRFEVNLFVDNGKTKGAPVVVEDHPTAFNLLGSIEREAEMGALYTDFTLIKAGSLHQANGGFLLLNMEDLLSNHVSWEGLLRALRAGQSRIEDPVDQEQVRARTIQPEPIDLDLKIVLIGSDEHYEVLLYNDDRFAKYFKLKAHLQHATARNADNIKNYISIIGQTARESKVLPLTREAIAGLVDFASRLVEDQKRLSLYIPLVRERMIEASALARMAGKKTVDIEALNEAVAAKDYRVNLYEEEFMTDYDRQVIKVATDGQAAGRANGLSVTLFGDYEFGLPHQISCTAGVGHGGILDLEREAQMGGPIHTKGMMIIKSYLVRLFAQDKPIVMTGSLCFEQSYAGIEGDSASGAELAALLSALSGAPINLSYAFTGAVSQSGAVMAVGGVNRKIEGFFEVCRRRKLTGRQGVILPADNVVNLMLKDEVVQAVEDGKFHIFPVKTIEEAMFILTGMRCGKPDRKGKYPTGTLYRMVDDRLAELVKLAVPGDKQHQC is encoded by the coding sequence ATGAAGAAGATTATTCCCGCCCTCAAAGGGCTTCCCGGCTCCAAGCTCCGGGCCACGCTGGACCCGGCCAAGATCCCCTATGAAACCAGTGATGACATCCCTGACAGGAATGTCTATCCCAAGTTGCAGCCCAGAGCCATACAGGCTTTGTCACTGGCGCTTGAGATCAAAGGCAACGAACATAATCTCTATGTATCCGGCGAACCCAACATGGGCCGGACATACTTCGTCAAATCCTTTCTCAAGCCAACTGCCTCGAAGGCCGCGCCTCCTTGTGACTGGGTGTATCTTTACAACTTCGAGGATAACGACCGGCCTATCGCCGTGTCCATGCCCGCAGGCAAAGGTCGCAAACTGAAAGTGGCCCAGCACAAGGCCATGGCCCATATCCGTCAGGAAATCCCGGCTCGATTCGAGAAGGATGTCTTCCAGAACAAACATGAACGGATAGTCAAGAAATACAATACGAAACGCGAAGAACTGTTCAATAAGATGGACGCCTCCGCCGAGAAGGAAAACTTTTCTCTGAACCTGGATGACGAAGGGGTGTTGACCCTTTCTCCCATCGTTGATGGAGAAGTGGTGTCAGACAAGGACTTCGACAAGATCAAACCTGCGGAACGTAAAAAACTCAAAGCCAAAGGCGAAGAACTCCTCGCCGGGGTCAGCTCCATTCTGCGCCAGATCAACCAGAATGAAATGGACCTGAGGGATTCTGAAAACGATCTGCATCGCGAAACAGCCAAGGCTGTCATGCATGATTGTTTTTCCCAAGTTTCAGAAAAGTTCAAATCCATCAAGGGACTGCCGGAATACTTTGAAGATTTGGTCAACGAGGTCGTTGAAAACGTTGATCAATTCATGCCGCGCGACACGTCCATGGCCGGACTGATGCCCGACGGACTGCCTTCCGGCGAAGACTTCTTCACCCGGTTCGAGGTCAATCTCTTCGTGGACAACGGCAAAACCAAGGGTGCCCCTGTGGTCGTGGAAGACCACCCCACCGCCTTCAACCTGCTCGGTTCCATCGAACGTGAAGCCGAAATGGGCGCACTCTATACGGATTTCACTCTCATCAAAGCGGGTTCACTCCATCAGGCTAACGGCGGGTTCCTCTTGCTGAACATGGAGGACCTGCTCTCCAACCACGTTTCATGGGAAGGATTGCTCCGTGCCCTCAGGGCTGGTCAGTCCCGGATTGAAGATCCCGTGGATCAGGAACAGGTACGTGCGCGGACCATCCAGCCAGAACCTATTGACCTTGATCTCAAAATAGTACTCATCGGTTCTGACGAACACTATGAAGTATTGCTCTACAACGATGATCGATTTGCCAAATATTTCAAGCTTAAAGCGCATCTGCAACACGCGACCGCCCGCAATGCGGACAACATCAAAAACTATATCTCAATTATCGGTCAGACCGCTCGTGAGAGCAAGGTTCTGCCGCTGACAAGAGAGGCCATTGCCGGTCTGGTGGACTTCGCCTCCCGACTGGTGGAAGATCAGAAACGCCTCTCTCTCTACATCCCGCTCGTGCGTGAACGCATGATAGAGGCCTCTGCCCTGGCGCGTATGGCCGGGAAAAAGACCGTGGATATCGAGGCTCTGAACGAAGCCGTTGCCGCCAAGGATTATCGGGTCAACCTCTATGAAGAGGAATTCATGACCGACTATGACCGTCAGGTCATCAAGGTCGCCACTGACGGTCAGGCCGCAGGCCGTGCTAACGGATTGTCCGTCACTCTGTTCGGCGATTATGAATTCGGCCTGCCGCATCAGATTTCCTGCACCGCAGGCGTCGGCCACGGCGGCATTCTCGACCTGGAACGCGAAGCCCAGATGGGCGGCCCCATCCATACCAAGGGCATGATGATCATCAAGTCCTATCTGGTGCGGCTGTTCGCCCAGGACAAGCCCATCGTCATGACCGGATCGCTCTGTTTCGAACAATCCTATGCGGGCATTGAAGGCGACTCCGCCTCAGGCGCGGAACTGGCAGCCCTGCTCTCCGCCCTGTCCGGTGCACCGATCAATCTCTCCTACGCCTTCACCGGCGCAGTCTCCCAGAGCGGGGCGGTCATGGCCGTCGGCGGGGTCAATCGGAAGATCGAAGGATTCTTCGAAGTCTGCCGCCGTCGCAAGCTGACCGGCCGGCAGGGCGTCATCCTGCCCGCGGACAACGTAGTCAACCTGATGCTCAAGGACGAGGTAGTCCAGGCAGTGGAAGACGGCAAGTTCCACATATTCCCGGTCAAGACCATCGAGGAAGCCATGTTCATCCTGACCGGCATGCGTTGTGGCAAACCAGACAGAAAAGGGAAATATCCCACAGGCACTCTGTATCGCATGGTCGATGACCGACTGGCAGAACTTGTCAAGCTCGCTGTACCGGGAGACAAGCAACACCAATGCTAA
- a CDS encoding tetratricopeptide repeat protein: protein MSQDKNKVAQDDSMKAVSIPEDIEVQMIIGVFSSQTINRVGTGTTLRKAIQKSYWFAEEAAPDENGRVVMVQPLNNHNIPSGPKEEFPLPDFLEKFDPELEYYQTEVYPRIQEMNSTLKRAEQQRDQGALYSAQFEYEATLDFDEQNVRANFGLGLTYMERGETEKAGDIFERVVGLDAAFAPEHKHLFNEFGISLRKSKLTDQAVEYYTRALEITDNDENLYYNIARAYFEQGDKDECISNLTKALELNPSFKEAGKFLEYINKTE, encoded by the coding sequence GTGAGCCAAGATAAGAACAAGGTCGCCCAGGATGACTCCATGAAGGCTGTCTCCATACCAGAAGACATTGAAGTCCAAATGATTATTGGCGTATTCTCTTCTCAAACCATCAACAGGGTCGGCACGGGCACGACATTGCGCAAAGCCATCCAGAAATCATACTGGTTTGCCGAAGAAGCCGCCCCTGACGAAAACGGCCGTGTGGTCATGGTCCAACCTCTGAACAACCACAACATCCCGTCCGGCCCCAAGGAAGAATTTCCCCTGCCAGACTTTTTGGAGAAATTCGATCCTGAATTGGAATACTACCAGACAGAAGTCTATCCCAGGATACAGGAGATGAATTCCACCTTGAAACGAGCCGAACAACAACGCGATCAGGGGGCACTGTATTCTGCCCAATTCGAATATGAAGCCACGCTGGATTTTGACGAACAGAACGTGCGCGCCAACTTCGGTCTTGGCCTGACCTATATGGAACGAGGCGAGACGGAAAAGGCGGGCGACATTTTCGAACGAGTGGTTGGTCTGGACGCAGCCTTCGCCCCGGAACACAAACACCTGTTCAACGAATTCGGCATCAGTCTGCGTAAATCTAAGCTGACTGACCAGGCTGTGGAATATTACACCCGCGCTCTTGAAATCACCGACAACGACGAGAATCTCTACTACAACATAGCCCGCGCCTATTTTGAACAGGGAGACAAGGACGAATGCATAAGCAATCTCACCAAGGCACTGGAGTTGAACCCGTCCTTTAAAGAGGCTGGCAAATTCTTGGAATACATCAACAAAACGGAATAG
- a CDS encoding AMP-binding protein encodes MTALREITLGQLLDEAVEKWPDKEAVVYVDRDFRLTYKEFGELVDTLAKGLMGLGVQKGEKVAIWANNVPYWVALQFATAKIGAILLTVNTHYRSHELKYLLEHSEAENLFIIGEYRGHDYLASVYEQVPELKVQERGQLHTDTFPHLKRVFYLGHEKHRGMYSIPELQAMSAMVSDQDYEARQAELDPHDVVNMQYTSGTTGFPKGVQLTHYNIANNGYWIGKNQNFQPGERLALTVPLFHCFGCVLGVLACVNHGVAMIILEDFVPTDVMLAIDQEKCTAVYGVPTMFIAMLDHPLFDRFDYSSLRTGIMAGSPCPVEVMKRVMDKMNMTEITICYGLTESSPVMSQTTIGDTIEHMTETVGPAMPEVEICIIDPETGEQCAPGVQGEVCCRGYNVMKGYYNNEKATLAAIDDDGWLHSGDLGVLDKDGYLSITGRLKDMIIRGGENIYPREIEEFLYTMEGILDVQVAGVPSEKFGEQVGAFVILKEDVELEPEDVIDYCRGKIARYKIPKFVTFMTEYPMTASGKIQKYKLRDHAATLWPDA; translated from the coding sequence ATGACAGCACTTCGCGAAATAACCCTCGGACAGCTTTTGGACGAGGCGGTTGAAAAGTGGCCGGACAAGGAAGCCGTGGTCTATGTGGACCGCGATTTTCGTTTGACCTACAAGGAGTTCGGCGAACTGGTTGACACCCTTGCCAAAGGCCTCATGGGGCTGGGCGTGCAAAAGGGCGAAAAAGTGGCCATATGGGCCAACAATGTGCCTTACTGGGTCGCCTTGCAGTTTGCCACTGCCAAGATCGGAGCCATCCTGCTCACGGTCAACACCCATTATCGTTCACACGAGCTGAAATACCTGCTTGAGCATTCCGAGGCTGAAAACCTGTTCATCATCGGTGAGTACCGGGGGCACGATTATCTTGCCTCGGTGTACGAGCAGGTGCCCGAACTCAAGGTGCAGGAACGTGGTCAGCTCCATACCGACACGTTCCCCCACCTTAAGCGGGTGTTCTACCTCGGTCATGAAAAACACCGCGGTATGTATTCCATTCCTGAATTACAGGCCATGTCCGCCATGGTTTCCGATCAGGATTACGAGGCCCGTCAGGCTGAACTTGATCCGCATGACGTGGTCAACATGCAGTACACCTCCGGGACCACAGGGTTCCCCAAGGGTGTGCAGCTTACCCATTACAATATAGCCAACAACGGCTACTGGATCGGCAAGAACCAGAACTTTCAGCCTGGCGAGCGACTTGCTCTGACCGTGCCGCTGTTTCATTGCTTCGGCTGTGTGCTCGGCGTACTTGCCTGCGTCAATCACGGCGTGGCCATGATTATCCTTGAGGATTTTGTGCCCACTGATGTCATGCTTGCCATTGATCAGGAAAAATGTACGGCTGTATATGGCGTGCCGACGATGTTTATCGCCATGCTCGATCATCCCCTGTTCGACCGCTTCGACTACTCCTCCCTGCGTACCGGCATCATGGCCGGATCGCCGTGTCCTGTGGAAGTCATGAAGCGGGTCATGGATAAAATGAACATGACGGAGATAACCATTTGTTATGGTCTTACCGAGTCCAGTCCGGTCATGAGTCAGACAACTATCGGTGACACCATTGAACACATGACCGAGACGGTTGGTCCGGCCATGCCCGAGGTCGAGATCTGTATTATCGATCCGGAAACCGGGGAACAGTGTGCTCCCGGCGTCCAGGGTGAGGTCTGCTGCCGTGGCTATAACGTCATGAAAGGGTATTACAACAACGAGAAAGCTACTCTTGCAGCCATTGATGATGACGGTTGGCTGCATTCCGGCGATCTTGGTGTGCTGGACAAAGACGGATATCTCTCTATCACCGGGCGTCTCAAAGACATGATTATTCGTGGCGGAGAGAATATCTATCCGCGTGAGATCGAGGAATTCCTCTATACGATGGAAGGCATTCTCGATGTACAGGTGGCAGGTGTTCCCAGTGAAAAGTTCGGTGAACAGGTCGGTGCCTTTGTCATCCTCAAGGAAGACGTTGAACTGGAACCTGAAGATGTCATCGACTATTGCCGTGGCAAGATAGCCCGTTACAAGATCCCAAAATTTGTTACGTTTATGACGGAATATCCCATGACTGCGTCCGGGAAGATCCAGAAATACAAACTTCGCGACCACGCAGCCACTCTGTGGCCGGACGCGTAG
- a CDS encoding ATP-binding cassette domain-containing protein: protein MCLTLESVSFAYPNGPAILNDASQTFEQGAYYLVRGPSGSGKSTLLRLLCRLEEIQSGSIHYKECDITDIPPASLRRCVAYVQQIPTLLPGTVRENLLLPFSFQSNKGITPPSDLELVGYMNSFLLTDMTLDSEADRLSVGQSQRICLIRSLLLRPEVILLDEPTASLDHESAEVVLAKAAELSSQGITVIMISHSEKTPDGVTRIVSIRDKKLERQ, encoded by the coding sequence ATGTGCTTGACGCTCGAATCTGTATCCTTTGCATACCCGAATGGGCCTGCCATTCTGAATGATGCCAGCCAGACTTTCGAGCAGGGAGCGTATTATCTTGTTCGCGGGCCATCCGGCTCAGGAAAATCCACCCTGCTCCGCCTTCTCTGTCGACTTGAAGAGATTCAGTCCGGCAGTATTCACTACAAGGAATGCGACATCACGGACATTCCTCCGGCATCCCTGCGACGCTGTGTGGCTTATGTTCAACAGATTCCCACGCTGCTTCCCGGAACCGTACGGGAGAATCTGCTGCTCCCCTTCTCTTTCCAGTCCAATAAGGGAATAACTCCGCCTTCGGATCTGGAGCTTGTCGGCTATATGAATTCCTTTCTGCTCACGGACATGACGCTTGACAGCGAAGCGGACAGGCTCTCGGTCGGCCAATCCCAGCGAATATGTCTCATTCGCAGCCTGCTGCTCCGCCCGGAAGTCATCCTGCTGGACGAACCAACCGCATCACTCGACCATGAAAGCGCAGAGGTCGTGTTGGCAAAAGCCGCCGAACTGAGCAGTCAGGGCATCACGGTAATCATGATTTCCCACTCTGAAAAAACGCCCGACGGGGTCACACGGATCGTCTCAATCCGCGACAAGAAACTGGAGCGGCAATGA